The Atribacterota bacterium genomic interval AATTACTTTTCTTTTATAGTTAATTAATTTTATTTTCTGGTAACCCAAATTTCATACCCAAGATTTTTAAGTTGTTGAGATGCTCTTTCTGCCTGTTCCTGGGTTTGGTAAGAACCTACTTGTACCTTGTAATTACCATTTTGGGGAACAACAAAGGTATCATATCCATGTCCTTCTATTTCTTTTGCTAAACTGCGGGCATTATTCTCAACAGAAAAAAATCCAACCTGTACAGTATAAGCCTGACCAGATGCCGGTTCAGTAACTCTTCTCTGGTCCTGGTGACTTTCTTCTCTTTCTATAACGGGTTGAGGACTTTGAACAATACTATCCTGCTGGGCTGATTGTTGTGGTGTTTGATTTTGTATTTCTGTTCCAACATTAATATCTTGTTGATGAACCGGACTTTCATCTTCA includes:
- a CDS encoding SPOR domain-containing protein is translated as MRRSRRIYKRKSRSNLETLIILVGAIVILSVAFYMAREKSFLPPEDMKAEQNQSFEEDIAERSDADQKTIEELLAQRGETQGISAEELALGETDAEDESPVHQQDINVGTEIQNQTPQQSAQQDSIVQSPQPVIEREESHQDQRRVTEPASGQAYTVQVGFFSVENNARSLAKEIEGHGYDTFVVPQNGNYKVQVGSYQTQEQAERASQQLKNLGYEIWVTRK